Proteins found in one Micromonospora sp. WMMD1082 genomic segment:
- a CDS encoding TetR family transcriptional regulator, with the protein MTEGLSGNPGASEAESGRRSGKAEIGPDTGVVSGPISNAAGRRAGPPQPPRGFPTVSEGVPRRDREATAEPAAGGGRARSSDATRAAILRAARDRFAADGYDRATIRAIAADARIDPSMVMRYYGSKEGLFAAAAEFDLRLPDLSGVPADRLGEALVSYFFTRWEGDTTLPALLRTASTNPSGAERVRQIFATQLGTAVARVVADPAEAPRRAGLVASQLLGVALTRYVLRLPPMVDIPPADLITWLTPTIQHYLRTPDPTPPPS; encoded by the coding sequence ATGACGGAGGGACTGTCGGGAAACCCCGGGGCGAGCGAGGCGGAGTCCGGACGGCGATCCGGCAAGGCGGAGATTGGTCCGGATACCGGTGTTGTATCCGGACCAATCTCCAACGCCGCCGGTCGTCGGGCGGGCCCGCCGCAGCCGCCGCGAGGTTTCCCGACAGTCTCTGAGGGCGTACCCCGGCGGGATCGGGAAGCGACGGCGGAGCCGGCGGCCGGGGGCGGCCGTGCGCGCAGCTCGGACGCGACCCGGGCGGCCATCCTGCGAGCCGCCCGGGACAGGTTCGCCGCCGACGGATACGACCGGGCGACGATCCGGGCCATCGCGGCGGACGCGCGGATCGACCCGTCGATGGTGATGCGCTACTACGGCAGCAAGGAGGGACTGTTCGCGGCGGCGGCCGAGTTCGACCTGCGGCTGCCGGACCTGAGCGGCGTGCCGGCCGACCGCCTCGGCGAGGCGCTGGTCAGCTACTTCTTCACCCGGTGGGAGGGGGACACCACGCTGCCGGCGCTGCTGCGCACGGCGAGCACCAACCCGAGCGGGGCGGAGCGGGTACGCCAGATCTTCGCCACCCAGCTCGGCACGGCGGTGGCCCGCGTGGTCGCCGACCCGGCCGAGGCACCGCGCCGGGCCGGCCTGGTCGCCAGCCAACTGCTCGGCGTGGCCCTCACCCGCTACGTCCTGCGCCTACCCCCCATGGTCGACATCCCGCCCGCCGACCTCATCACCTGGCTGACCCCCACCATCCAGCACTACCTCCGCACCCCCGACCCCACCCCTCCGCCTAGTTGA
- a CDS encoding FAD-dependent oxidoreductase gives MLPERTDVLVVGAGPTGLAAALTLARRGVEVTLVDQRDSPAVTSRAAVVHAYTLELLDRIGAGEQLVARGLRSVRFSVRDRDRALVTVPFDRLPTRHRYALMVSQSVTEEVLTGRLADAGVRVLRPYRLTGLHHDGHDNHDGGGAVAQFDGTTVRATWVIGADGIHSTVRELAGIPFTGPDGSEESFVLADVRVDSALPRDGASIFLARGGPLVWAPLPDGRVRLVATVTDPPAEPDAAYLQRLLDERGLRRRPDRVREVLWSSRFRLHRRVAESFRAGPVLLAGDAGHVHSPAGGQGMNLGICDAVDLGETLADVLAGAPGTRLDEYAARRRPLAHEVAAFADRLTRLATVPPSARPVRDALLRLVSVLPPVRQRVALQLSGLNQRPSVTPGVPVPGSRTGG, from the coding sequence ATGCTGCCCGAACGAACGGACGTCCTGGTCGTCGGTGCCGGCCCGACCGGGCTGGCCGCCGCGCTCACCCTGGCCCGTCGAGGGGTCGAGGTGACCCTGGTCGACCAGCGGGACTCACCGGCGGTGACCTCGCGGGCGGCGGTCGTGCACGCGTACACCCTGGAGCTGCTCGACCGGATCGGTGCGGGAGAGCAACTGGTGGCGCGCGGGCTGCGGTCGGTGCGGTTCAGCGTCCGGGACCGGGACCGGGCGCTGGTCACCGTGCCCTTCGACCGGCTGCCCACCCGCCACCGGTACGCGCTGATGGTCTCCCAGTCCGTCACGGAGGAGGTGCTCACCGGTCGACTCGCCGACGCGGGCGTGCGGGTGCTGCGCCCGTACCGGCTGACCGGGCTGCACCACGACGGCCACGACAACCACGACGGCGGCGGCGCGGTGGCGCAGTTCGACGGCACGACCGTCCGGGCCACGTGGGTGATCGGGGCCGACGGCATCCACAGCACCGTCCGTGAGCTGGCCGGCATCCCCTTCACCGGCCCGGACGGCAGCGAGGAGTCCTTCGTCCTGGCCGACGTACGCGTCGACAGCGCGCTGCCCCGCGACGGCGCGTCGATCTTCCTCGCCCGTGGTGGCCCCCTGGTCTGGGCGCCCCTGCCCGACGGGCGGGTCCGCCTGGTCGCCACCGTCACCGACCCGCCCGCCGAGCCGGACGCGGCCTACCTGCAACGGTTGCTCGACGAGCGCGGTCTGCGGCGGCGGCCGGACCGGGTGCGGGAGGTGCTCTGGTCGTCGCGGTTCCGGCTGCACCGCCGGGTCGCCGAGTCGTTCCGCGCCGGGCCGGTGCTGCTGGCCGGCGACGCCGGGCACGTGCACAGCCCGGCCGGCGGGCAGGGCATGAACCTCGGCATCTGCGACGCGGTCGACCTCGGCGAGACCCTCGCCGACGTGCTGGCCGGGGCGCCCGGGACGCGGCTGGACGAGTACGCTGCCCGGCGCCGCCCGCTCGCCCACGAGGTGGCCGCCTTCGCCGACCGGTTGACCCGACTCGCCACCGTGCCGCCCTCGGCCCGGCCGGTCCGCGACGCGCTGCTGCGCCTGGTCTCGGTGCTACCGCCGGTCCGGCAGCGGGTGGCCCTGCAACTCTCCGGCCTCAACCAGCGACCATCCGTGACGCCCGGTGTCCCCGTTCCCGGCAGTCGGACCGGCGGGTAA
- a CDS encoding TetR/AcrR family transcriptional regulator — MTVEQQARGARGGATGAGRRRSRKDEILEIAVGLFASRGYHGVSMDDIGAAAGVTGPALYHHFAGKEAMLVAALVPVSEGLLDGGRQRSTAHPGDPRAVLESLIDFHVDFALANPAVIALHLHELDRLPEEPRRRIRRLQRLYVEEWVTVLTALHPGLPDGEARVLAHAAFGLMNSTPFLGGEVDHRRRAELLRAATLAALLAPTEPG, encoded by the coding sequence GTGACGGTCGAGCAGCAGGCCCGGGGGGCGCGCGGCGGGGCGACGGGGGCGGGACGACGCCGATCCCGCAAGGACGAGATCCTGGAGATCGCGGTGGGGCTGTTCGCCTCCCGCGGCTACCACGGCGTGTCGATGGACGACATCGGCGCGGCCGCCGGGGTGACCGGCCCAGCGCTCTACCATCACTTCGCCGGCAAGGAGGCGATGCTGGTCGCCGCGCTGGTGCCGGTCAGCGAAGGGCTGCTCGACGGCGGTCGGCAACGCTCCACCGCCCATCCGGGTGACCCCCGTGCCGTCCTGGAGTCGTTGATCGACTTCCACGTCGACTTCGCGCTCGCCAACCCGGCCGTCATCGCGCTGCACCTGCACGAGCTGGATCGCCTCCCGGAGGAGCCCCGGCGGCGCATCCGCCGTCTTCAGCGGCTCTACGTCGAGGAGTGGGTCACCGTGCTGACCGCCCTGCACCCGGGGCTGCCCGACGGCGAGGCGCGGGTGCTGGCACACGCCGCGTTCGGCCTGATGAACTCCACCCCGTTCCTCGGCGGTGAGGTCGACCATCGTCGCCGGGCCGAGCTGCTGCGCGCCGCCACCCTGGCCGCCCTGCTCGCCCCCACCGAGCCCGGCTGA
- a CDS encoding biotin carboxylase N-terminal domain-containing protein, protein MIESLLVANRGEIARRIIRTAKRLGVRAIAVYSEADADLPFVTEADEAVCVGPANPAQSYRNTEAILAAARSTGARAIHPGYGFLSENADFARTVEAGGLTWVGPGADAISAMGDKINARNLMAAAGVPVAPGTTEPAADLAAAVAAAAEIGYPVMVKAAAGGGGMGMGVAADEAALRTEYDKVRAFAERMFDDGSVLLERYFPRVRHVEVQILGLADGRVVALGERECSVQRRNQKLVEESPSPAVSPLLRSRLLAAAVRAGEAVDYRNAGTVECLLDVSTGEFFFLEMNTRLQVEHPVTELVYGLDLVEEQLRVAAGLAPAFDPDALTPRGHAIELRINAEDPKRFLPGPGVIGTWVEPTGEGVRVDSGYVAGNTVTPFYDSLMAKLIVSAPTRAEAIERARAAVASFELAGPKNNLPFFAELLENEEFRSGTYDTSLISRMR, encoded by the coding sequence ATGATCGAGTCGCTGCTGGTCGCCAACCGGGGCGAGATCGCCCGCCGGATCATCCGTACCGCCAAGCGGCTCGGAGTGCGCGCGATCGCGGTGTACTCGGAGGCCGACGCCGACCTGCCGTTCGTGACGGAGGCCGACGAGGCCGTCTGCGTCGGCCCGGCCAACCCGGCGCAGAGCTACCGCAACACGGAGGCCATTCTCGCCGCCGCCCGGTCGACCGGGGCTCGGGCGATCCACCCCGGCTACGGCTTCCTGTCGGAGAACGCCGACTTCGCCCGTACCGTCGAGGCCGGCGGCCTGACCTGGGTCGGACCGGGCGCGGATGCGATCAGCGCGATGGGCGACAAGATCAATGCGCGGAACCTGATGGCCGCGGCGGGCGTGCCCGTGGCACCCGGGACCACCGAGCCGGCGGCGGACCTGGCGGCGGCGGTCGCGGCGGCGGCGGAGATCGGCTACCCGGTGATGGTCAAGGCCGCCGCCGGTGGTGGTGGCATGGGCATGGGCGTCGCGGCCGACGAGGCGGCGCTGCGCACCGAGTACGACAAGGTGCGTGCCTTCGCCGAGCGGATGTTCGACGACGGCTCGGTGCTGCTGGAGCGGTACTTTCCCCGGGTGCGCCACGTCGAGGTGCAGATCCTCGGCCTGGCCGACGGGCGGGTGGTGGCGCTGGGCGAGCGGGAATGCTCGGTGCAGCGACGCAACCAGAAGCTGGTGGAGGAGTCGCCGTCCCCGGCCGTCTCGCCGCTGCTGCGGTCGCGCCTGCTGGCCGCGGCGGTACGGGCCGGTGAGGCGGTCGACTACCGCAACGCGGGCACGGTCGAGTGCCTGCTCGACGTGTCGACCGGGGAGTTCTTCTTCCTGGAGATGAACACCCGGCTCCAGGTGGAGCACCCGGTGACCGAGCTGGTGTACGGCCTGGATCTGGTCGAGGAGCAGCTGCGGGTGGCCGCCGGCCTGGCACCGGCCTTCGACCCGGACGCGCTGACCCCGCGTGGGCACGCCATCGAGTTGCGGATCAACGCCGAGGACCCGAAGCGCTTCCTGCCCGGCCCTGGCGTGATCGGGACCTGGGTGGAGCCGACCGGCGAGGGGGTACGCGTGGACTCCGGCTACGTCGCGGGCAACACCGTCACCCCGTTCTACGACAGCCTGATGGCCAAGCTCATCGTCAGCGCGCCGACCCGGGCCGAGGCGATCGAGCGGGCCCGCGCGGCCGTCGCCTCCTTCGAGCTGGCCGGCCCCAAGAACAACCTCCCCTTCTTCGCCGAGCTGCTGGAGAACGAGGAGTTCCGCTCCGGCACCTACGACACCAGCCTCATCTCCCGCATGCGCTGA
- a CDS encoding hydroxymethylglutaryl-CoA lyase, which translates to MAELPEFVSIREVGPRDGLQNEEPIPTDAKVRLLDALSRTGVRRIEAVSFVHPKAIPQMADADEVWQRATKVDGVRYSALVPNTRGAQRALAAGFTEIEVVVSASDTHNRRNVNRSTDESLDDIAELIDLLHGAGARAEVIVATSFGCPYEGDIDPARVAAIVDRVVRDGADRVAFGDTTGMGTPRRVRELLTAVRDRNAHIPVLLHFHNTRGTALANLLTALELGVTEFDASVGGLGGCPYAPGASGNLATEEAVHMLHDMGIDTGIDLDALIEAAALAEELTARRLPSAILRAGPRTRLTPTP; encoded by the coding sequence ATGGCGGAACTGCCGGAGTTCGTGTCGATTCGGGAGGTCGGGCCGCGGGACGGGTTGCAGAACGAGGAGCCGATCCCGACCGACGCCAAGGTGCGGCTGCTCGACGCGCTCTCCCGCACCGGCGTGCGCCGGATCGAGGCGGTGTCGTTCGTGCACCCCAAGGCGATCCCGCAGATGGCGGACGCCGACGAGGTGTGGCAGCGGGCGACGAAGGTCGACGGGGTGCGGTACTCGGCGCTGGTGCCGAACACGCGGGGCGCGCAACGGGCCCTCGCCGCCGGCTTCACCGAGATCGAGGTCGTCGTCTCGGCGAGTGACACCCACAACCGGCGCAACGTCAACCGCTCCACGGACGAGTCGCTGGACGACATCGCCGAACTGATCGACCTGCTGCACGGCGCCGGCGCCCGGGCCGAGGTGATCGTCGCCACCAGCTTCGGCTGCCCGTACGAGGGTGACATCGACCCGGCGCGCGTCGCCGCCATCGTGGACCGGGTGGTCCGCGACGGCGCCGACCGCGTCGCGTTCGGCGACACCACCGGCATGGGTACGCCCCGACGGGTCCGTGAGCTGCTCACCGCCGTACGCGACCGCAACGCGCACATTCCGGTGCTGCTGCACTTCCACAACACCCGGGGCACCGCGCTGGCCAACCTGCTGACCGCGCTGGAACTGGGGGTGACCGAGTTCGACGCGAGCGTCGGCGGTCTCGGCGGCTGCCCCTACGCCCCCGGGGCGAGCGGCAACCTGGCCACCGAGGAGGCGGTGCACATGCTGCACGACATGGGCATCGACACCGGCATCGACCTGGACGCCCTGATCGAGGCCGCCGCCCTGGCCGAGGAGTTGACCGCCCGCCGCCTCCCCTCCGCCATCCTCCGCGCCGGCCCCCGCACCCGCCTGACCCCCACCCCCTGA
- a CDS encoding acyl-CoA carboxylase subunit beta, with protein MTGEGGGLEQLGKRVRAGGADKYHAANAAKGKLFARERVALLVDEGSFVEDGLYANALAEGLPADGVVTGTAAIDGRQVCLMANDSTVKAGSWGARTVEKIIRIIERAYDTGVPMVYLVDSAGARITDQVELFPGRRGAGKIFWNQVRASGSIPQVCALFGPSAAGGAYIPAFCDVVAMVEGNASMYLGSDRMVEMVTGEKTTLEAMGGARVHCAESGVGHFLCKSEADALDVVRRYLSYLPPNWTQQPPAAPAAAAPASADLAALVPASERQAFDMRRYVKGLLDEDSFFEIQALWAKELTIGFGRLNGEVVGVVGNNSMFKGGVLFVDSADKATRFVQLCDAFNVPLLFLSDVPGFMVGSAVERQGIIRHGAKMITAISEATVPKICVVVRKAYGAGLYAMAGPGFEPDATIALPTAKIAVMGAEAAVNAVYANKIAAIADEAERAAFVAARREEYERDIDIVRLASELVVDTIVEPTELRAELVRRFAAARGKQRHFSRRRHGVTPV; from the coding sequence GTGACGGGTGAGGGTGGCGGGCTGGAGCAGCTGGGAAAGCGGGTCCGGGCCGGCGGCGCGGACAAGTACCACGCGGCGAACGCGGCCAAGGGCAAGTTGTTCGCCCGGGAACGGGTGGCCCTGCTGGTCGACGAGGGATCGTTCGTCGAGGACGGGCTCTACGCGAACGCCCTCGCCGAGGGACTGCCGGCCGACGGCGTGGTCACCGGCACCGCCGCCATCGACGGCCGCCAGGTCTGCCTGATGGCCAACGACTCCACCGTCAAGGCCGGCAGCTGGGGCGCGCGTACGGTCGAGAAGATCATCCGGATCATCGAGCGGGCGTACGACACCGGCGTGCCGATGGTCTACCTGGTCGACTCGGCCGGCGCCCGGATCACCGACCAGGTCGAGCTGTTCCCGGGGCGCCGCGGCGCCGGGAAGATCTTCTGGAACCAGGTGCGGGCCTCCGGCTCGATCCCGCAGGTCTGCGCGTTGTTCGGGCCGAGCGCGGCAGGTGGGGCGTACATTCCCGCCTTCTGTGACGTGGTGGCGATGGTCGAGGGCAACGCCAGCATGTACCTCGGCTCGGACCGGATGGTCGAGATGGTCACCGGCGAGAAGACCACCCTGGAGGCGATGGGCGGGGCACGGGTGCACTGCGCCGAGTCCGGCGTCGGGCACTTCCTCTGCAAGTCCGAGGCCGACGCGCTCGACGTGGTCCGGCGCTACCTGTCGTACCTGCCGCCGAACTGGACCCAGCAGCCGCCGGCCGCGCCGGCCGCCGCCGCGCCGGCCAGCGCCGACCTCGCCGCGCTGGTGCCGGCGAGCGAGCGGCAGGCGTTCGACATGCGGCGGTACGTCAAGGGCCTGCTCGACGAGGACTCCTTCTTCGAGATCCAGGCGCTCTGGGCCAAGGAGCTGACCATCGGCTTCGGCCGGCTGAACGGCGAGGTCGTCGGTGTGGTCGGCAACAACTCGATGTTCAAGGGTGGCGTGCTCTTCGTCGACTCCGCCGACAAGGCGACCCGGTTCGTGCAGCTCTGCGACGCGTTCAACGTGCCGCTGCTGTTCCTGAGCGACGTGCCCGGGTTCATGGTCGGCAGCGCGGTGGAGCGGCAGGGCATCATCCGCCACGGCGCCAAGATGATCACTGCGATCTCCGAGGCGACCGTACCCAAGATCTGTGTGGTGGTCCGCAAGGCGTACGGCGCGGGCCTCTACGCGATGGCCGGCCCGGGGTTCGAGCCGGACGCCACGATCGCGCTGCCCACCGCGAAGATCGCGGTGATGGGTGCCGAGGCCGCGGTCAACGCCGTGTACGCCAACAAGATCGCCGCCATCGCCGACGAGGCCGAGCGGGCCGCGTTCGTCGCCGCCCGGCGCGAGGAGTACGAGCGGGACATCGACATCGTCCGGCTCGCCAGCGAACTGGTGGTCGACACGATCGTCGAGCCGACCGAGCTGCGTGCCGAGTTGGTGCGCCGGTTCGCCGCCGCCCGGGGCAAGCAGCGGCACTTCTCCCGTCGCCGGCACGGCGTCACCCCGGTCTGA
- a CDS encoding acyl-CoA dehydrogenase family protein yields MDFRLTEEHEALRDSVRDFAREVVAPVIAEHYEQHTFPYEIIRQMGKMGLFGLPFGEEYGGMGGDYFALCLALEELARVDSSVAITLEAAVSLGAMPIYRFGTDEQKARWLPKLLSGEALAGFGLTEPGFGSDAGGTETRAVLDETAGEWVINGSKAFITNSGTDITSLVTVTAVTGLRPDGAKELSTIIVPSGTPGFTVAPGYSKVGWTASDTHELTFDDCRVPAANLLGERGRGFAQFLRILDEGRIAIAALAVGLAQGCVDESIKYATQRHAFGQPIGNYQAIQFKIADMELKAYTARLAYYDAAARMLAGEPFKRQAAIAKLHASTIAVDNAREATQIHGGYGFMNEYPVARFWRDSKILEIGEGTSEVQRMIIARDLGM; encoded by the coding sequence ATGGACTTCCGGCTCACCGAGGAGCACGAGGCGCTGCGTGACAGCGTGCGGGACTTTGCCCGCGAGGTGGTCGCGCCGGTCATCGCCGAGCACTACGAGCAGCACACCTTCCCGTACGAGATCATCCGGCAGATGGGCAAGATGGGGCTGTTCGGCCTGCCCTTCGGTGAGGAGTACGGCGGCATGGGCGGCGACTACTTCGCCCTCTGCCTGGCCCTGGAGGAGTTGGCCCGGGTCGACTCCAGCGTGGCGATCACCCTGGAGGCGGCGGTCTCGCTGGGCGCGATGCCGATCTACCGGTTCGGTACCGACGAGCAGAAGGCACGGTGGCTGCCGAAGCTGCTCAGCGGCGAGGCGCTGGCCGGCTTCGGGCTCACCGAGCCGGGCTTCGGCTCGGACGCGGGCGGCACCGAGACCCGGGCGGTCCTGGACGAGACGGCCGGCGAGTGGGTGATCAACGGCTCGAAGGCGTTCATCACGAACTCGGGCACCGACATCACCTCCCTGGTCACCGTGACCGCCGTGACCGGGCTGCGGCCGGACGGCGCGAAGGAGCTGTCCACCATCATTGTGCCGAGCGGGACGCCGGGCTTCACGGTCGCGCCGGGTTACTCGAAGGTCGGCTGGACCGCCTCGGACACGCACGAGCTGACCTTCGACGACTGCCGGGTGCCGGCGGCGAACCTGCTCGGTGAGCGTGGTAGGGGCTTCGCCCAGTTCCTGCGCATCCTCGACGAGGGCCGGATCGCCATCGCCGCGCTGGCCGTGGGCCTCGCCCAGGGCTGCGTCGACGAGTCGATCAAGTACGCCACACAGCGGCACGCCTTCGGTCAGCCGATCGGCAACTACCAGGCGATCCAGTTCAAGATCGCCGACATGGAGCTGAAGGCGTACACCGCCCGGCTGGCGTACTACGACGCGGCGGCCCGGATGCTCGCCGGCGAGCCGTTCAAGCGGCAGGCGGCGATCGCCAAGCTGCACGCCAGCACGATCGCGGTGGACAACGCCCGGGAGGCGACCCAGATCCACGGCGGATACGGCTTCATGAACGAGTACCCGGTGGCCCGGTTCTGGCGGGACTCCAAGATCCTGGAGATCGGCGAGGGCACCTCCGAGGTGCAACGGATGATCATCGCCCGCGACCTGGGTATGTAG
- a CDS encoding YceI family protein encodes MTSSTESVTRDWNGLTIPAAGTYLLDAAHKRVGFVARHMMVSKVRGEFAEASATITIAEEPLASSVSATIQAASINTAQADRDAHLRSPEFLDAEKFPTLEYRSTGVKSHEGSEFVLTGELTVKDVTRPVELKVEFEGVGRSPFGQDIFGFSASTEIDREDFGLTWNVALESGGVLVGKKIKIEIEGEAIRQS; translated from the coding sequence ATGACCAGCAGCACCGAGTCGGTTACCCGCGACTGGAACGGCCTCACCATCCCGGCGGCCGGCACCTACCTGCTGGACGCGGCGCACAAGCGGGTCGGCTTCGTCGCCCGGCACATGATGGTAAGCAAGGTGCGCGGTGAGTTCGCCGAGGCGAGCGCCACCATCACCATCGCCGAGGAGCCGCTGGCTTCCTCGGTCTCCGCCACCATCCAGGCCGCCAGCATCAACACCGCCCAGGCGGACCGCGACGCGCACCTGCGCAGCCCGGAGTTCCTCGACGCGGAGAAGTTCCCCACGCTGGAGTACCGCAGCACGGGCGTGAAGTCGCACGAGGGCAGCGAGTTCGTCCTCACCGGCGAGTTGACCGTCAAGGACGTGACGCGTCCGGTCGAGCTGAAGGTCGAGTTCGAGGGCGTCGGGCGCAGCCCGTTCGGGCAGGACATCTTCGGCTTCTCGGCGAGCACCGAGATCGACCGTGAGGACTTCGGCCTGACCTGGAACGTCGCCCTGGAGTCCGGCGGCGTCCTGGTCGGCAAGAAGATCAAGATCGAGATCGAGGGCGAGGCCATCCGGCAATCCTGA
- a CDS encoding glutamate--cysteine ligase, giving the protein MGRDVDRAAFSREDRVRYRQKVRRCLDVFALMLDDFGFDADRPMTGLEIELNLVDPAAEPAMRNDEILAAIADPLFQTELGQFNLELNANPRMISGNGFADYERDLCASLNRANDRAAWSDTRIVLVGILPTLTERHLVADNLSTNERYRVLNDQIVGARGEDIELDIRGVERLRTHNDSIAPEAACTSLQFHLQVAPDSFADYWNASQAIAAAQVAVGANSPFLYGRQLWAETRIALFEQATDTRPDELKAQGVRPRVWFGERWITSIFDLFEENVRYFPPLLPICESEDPVEVLHAGGVPELAELRLHNGTVYRWNRPVYDIMDGRPHLRVENRVLPAGPTVVDMLANAAFYFGVVRGLAEADRPIWSQLTFSSAEENFHAAARRGMDAVLHWPGLGEVPVTALVLDLLLPIAADGLDGFGVAPAERDRLLGIIEQRCRTGRNGAVWQTATVWAAERRLGLDRRAALHQMLQRYAELQYTNEPVHTWPLD; this is encoded by the coding sequence ATGGGCAGGGACGTCGATCGAGCCGCCTTCTCCCGCGAGGATCGGGTCCGCTACCGGCAGAAGGTCCGCCGCTGCCTGGACGTGTTCGCGCTGATGCTGGACGACTTCGGCTTCGACGCCGACCGGCCGATGACCGGGCTGGAGATCGAGCTGAACCTGGTGGACCCGGCCGCCGAGCCGGCCATGCGCAACGACGAGATCCTCGCCGCGATCGCCGATCCCCTGTTCCAGACCGAGCTGGGGCAGTTCAACCTGGAGCTGAACGCCAACCCGCGCATGATCTCCGGTAACGGGTTCGCCGATTACGAACGCGACCTGTGCGCGAGCCTGAACCGGGCAAACGACCGGGCGGCATGGTCGGACACTCGGATCGTCCTGGTCGGCATCCTGCCCACGCTCACCGAGCGTCACCTGGTGGCGGACAATCTCTCCACCAACGAGCGGTACCGGGTGCTCAACGATCAGATCGTCGGCGCCCGGGGCGAGGACATCGAGCTCGACATCCGGGGGGTCGAGCGACTGCGTACGCACAACGACTCGATCGCGCCGGAGGCGGCCTGCACCAGTCTCCAGTTTCACCTGCAGGTCGCGCCGGACAGCTTCGCCGACTACTGGAACGCCTCGCAGGCGATCGCCGCGGCCCAGGTGGCGGTGGGCGCCAACTCGCCCTTCCTGTACGGCCGCCAACTCTGGGCGGAGACCCGGATCGCCCTGTTCGAGCAGGCCACCGACACCCGGCCGGACGAGCTGAAGGCACAGGGCGTACGCCCCCGGGTCTGGTTCGGTGAACGCTGGATCACCTCGATCTTCGACCTGTTCGAGGAGAACGTCCGCTACTTCCCGCCGTTGCTGCCGATCTGCGAGAGCGAGGATCCGGTCGAGGTCCTGCATGCCGGCGGCGTGCCCGAGCTGGCCGAACTGCGGCTGCACAACGGGACCGTGTACCGGTGGAACCGGCCGGTGTACGACATCATGGACGGCCGTCCGCACCTGCGGGTGGAGAACCGGGTGCTACCGGCCGGGCCGACCGTGGTCGACATGCTGGCCAACGCCGCCTTCTACTTCGGGGTGGTGCGGGGCCTGGCCGAGGCGGACCGGCCGATCTGGAGCCAACTGACCTTCAGCTCGGCCGAGGAGAACTTCCACGCGGCGGCCCGCCGGGGCATGGACGCTGTCCTGCACTGGCCGGGGCTGGGCGAGGTTCCGGTGACCGCGCTCGTGCTCGACCTGCTGCTGCCGATCGCCGCGGATGGTCTCGACGGCTTCGGCGTCGCCCCGGCCGAGCGCGACCGTCTGCTCGGCATCATCGAGCAGCGTTGTCGTACCGGCCGCAATGGTGCGGTCTGGCAGACCGCCACGGTGTGGGCCGCCGAGCGACGCCTGGGTCTGGACCGTCGCGCCGCCCTGCACCAGATGTTGCAGCGCTACGCCGAGTTGCAGTACACCAACGAGCCCGTGCACACCTGGCCGCTCGACTGA